In Halomonas denitrificans, the genomic stretch CTGCTCGAGGACTCGACCATCGACTCGACCATCGACGACCTGCCGAACCTGTCGGTCCGACCGGAGCGGACCGAGGGCGCCGTGCTCTCGATCGACCTCGACGGCTCCCCCCACCCCGCCGGCCCGGGGCTGGAGTGGCTGGGCGGAGACTTCGCCCACGAGGCCTGGATGAACGCCGGCGACCAGGTGTATGCCATCGTTCTCGGTGAACCCGACGATCCTGCGGACGATGCGGCCGAACCGGCCGAGCGCCTGTATCGCCGCCTGATCGAGCAGCTGCGGGAGGCCGACGATGCCTACCCGCTGCGGTTGTGGAACTATTTCCCGGCGATCAACGAAGGCCTCGACGACGCCGAACGCTATCGGCGCTTCTGCGTCGGGCGAGGTCGCGCGCTGGAGGCCGCCGGCCTGGCCGATGCCCGAATGTGCGCCGCCACCGCGATCGGCGGCGAGCTCGATCGACAGGGGCCGGTGATGCAGCTGGTCGCGCTGGTGGGTCGCCGGCCGGGCATCTCGATCGAGAACCCCCGCCAGGTCAGCGCCTGGAACTACCCGCGCTCCTACGGCCCCCGTCAGCCGGCCTTCGCGCGCGCGACCGCCGTGCCGCTGGCCGGTTCGCGCACCGCGCTGCTGATCTCCGGGACCGCCAGCGTCGTCGGACACGCGACCGCGCACCCGGGCGACGTGCTGGCCCAGACCGACGAGGCGGCCAGCAACCTGCAGTCGCTGCTGCGCAATGCGGCGGCGACGCTCGACCAGCCGGCGCTGGCGGACTTCGGTCCGGGCAGTCTGGCGCGCGTCTACGTCCGCCACGCGGCCGACTGGCCGTCGGTCCGGTCCCGGTTGAAGGCGCGCTGGCCGGAACTCGCGCTCTGCGGCCTGCGCGGCGACGTCTGCCGGCGGGACCTGCTGGTCGAGATCGAAGCCTGGCACCCGGGGGGCAGCCCCGCCTGATCGGTTGGCGCGCTGCGTCGTCTACGGTCCTCCCGGGGCGGCTTTCGGCGCATCGTCGCTTGCCCGCTTCCCGGAGCCCTTCGCCTTTGCTCGCGCCGAGCGTGACGCATGCCACGAATTCAATGACTTGGCACGCCTCTTGAATGTTGTACTGCATCGGGCGGTCGATCCAGCGACCGTCGCCACGAATCGAGAGCGAGGTGGACGATGCTGCACAACCCATCGAACGGATCGAAGGACCGGGGCGCCGAGAGCGCGGACGAACGACCGGCCCAGTTCAGCTTTGCCTTCCAGCCGATCGTCGACCTCGAAACCGGCGAAGTGATCGGTCAGGAAGCGCTGGTCCGCGGCAATTTCGGCGAGGCCGCCGACACGGTGCTCCAGACCATCCGTGCGGAAATCCGTGAACTCTACGACCAGGCGTGCCGCAAGCGCGCGCTGGAGATCGCCGGGCGGCTCGGCATCGACGTGCCGCTGCACCTGAACTGTGCCGGCGTGACGCCGGCCAACCTCGAGCAGGTGCTGAAGGATACGGTGACGCTGGCCCGCCACTACCGCGTCGACCCCGGTTCCCTGGTGTTCGAATTCGGCCGCCTGGAGCCATTGGGCTCGCCGCGCGAACTCAACGACGTGCGCGAACGTTGCGATTCGGCCGGCATCCAGGTGCTGGCCGAC encodes the following:
- a CDS encoding EAL domain-containing protein yields the protein MLHNPSNGSKDRGAESADERPAQFSFAFQPIVDLETGEVIGQEALVRGNFGEAADTVLQTIRAEIRELYDQACRKRALEIAGRLGIDVPLHLNCAGVTPANLEQVLKDTVTLARHYRVDPGSLVFEFGRLEPLGSPRELNDVRERCDSAGIQVLADNFGSSEVGLKRLVVFRPQWLKLDRNLVDRIHCSERRQALVHGVLATCRMLGIEVIASGVELDDEVDWLRGAGVRYAQGFLFSRPAFESLPRVQPPARLSA